The Fulvivirga ligni genome window below encodes:
- a CDS encoding nucleoside phosphorylase, whose translation MVKIPESELILNKDKSVYHLNLLPKHISDTIITVGDPNRVYQVSKYFDDVDFEMNRREFITHVGTYKGKKITVISTGMGTDNIEIFLTELDALANIDFRKREEKAKKKKLKIIRIGTSGALQDIPLGSHLLSDYAVGLDTLMCFYNLPQDDVEKEMGRKLKDQIGLPFEPYFVRGSQSLKEQLKGDDMIIGNTVTCPGFYAPQGRRIRVDLKYPRLMETLNYFHHDDLWLTNFEMETAGYYSMARLLGHEVISANAIIANRIQNTFAKNATEVIDSLIQKVLDRI comes from the coding sequence ATGGTAAAAATACCTGAATCTGAACTGATCCTGAATAAGGATAAAAGCGTTTATCATTTAAATTTACTGCCTAAACACATTTCGGACACCATCATTACTGTTGGTGACCCGAATAGGGTGTATCAGGTAAGTAAGTACTTTGATGACGTAGACTTTGAAATGAACCGAAGAGAGTTTATCACTCACGTAGGGACATACAAAGGCAAAAAAATCACTGTCATTAGTACCGGAATGGGTACCGATAACATCGAAATTTTTCTTACTGAACTTGATGCCCTAGCCAACATCGATTTCAGAAAAAGAGAAGAAAAAGCCAAAAAGAAAAAGCTCAAAATTATCCGTATAGGCACTTCAGGTGCACTGCAGGATATTCCTCTGGGCTCTCATTTACTCTCAGACTATGCGGTAGGTCTTGATACATTGATGTGTTTCTACAACCTTCCTCAAGATGATGTGGAAAAGGAAATGGGACGTAAGTTAAAAGACCAGATTGGGCTTCCTTTTGAGCCTTATTTCGTAAGGGGCTCGCAAAGTCTTAAAGAACAGCTCAAGGGAGATGACATGATCATCGGCAATACAGTAACTTGTCCGGGCTTTTACGCTCCACAAGGCAGAAGAATACGCGTCGATCTTAAATATCCACGCTTGATGGAAACACTTAACTATTTTCATCATGATGATTTGTGGCTGACCAATTTTGAAATGGAAACGGCGGGATATTATTCCATGGCTCGTTTATTAGGGCATGAGGTGATCAGTGCTAACGCTATTATCGCTAACAGAATCCAAAATACCTTTGCTAAAAATGCCACTGAGGTAATTGATAGCCTGATCCAGAAAGTTCTGGACCGTATTTAA
- the pyrF gene encoding orotidine-5'-phosphate decarboxylase, translated as MNKAELISQIQQKQSYLCVGLDTDLDKIPKFLLEFEDPIFEFNKRIIDATKDYAVAYKPNIAFYEALGAKGWGSLQKTVEYIPEEIFTIADAKRGDIGNTSKLYAKAFFENMNFDSITVAPYMGKDSVTPFLEFEGKWVILLAHTSNPGSNDFQLMTNREHDTAFYEEVINKSRQWAGADELMFVVGATRADKIEQIRKIAPDNFFLVPGVGAQGGSLEEVSKYGMNEDCGLLVNSSRGIIYASQGEDFAEAAGREAKALQQQMKQYLKVYKAV; from the coding sequence ATGAATAAAGCTGAACTGATTTCCCAAATCCAACAAAAACAATCTTACCTCTGTGTTGGTCTGGATACCGACCTCGATAAGATTCCCAAGTTTTTGTTAGAGTTTGAAGACCCCATTTTTGAGTTTAACAAGCGAATTATAGATGCTACCAAGGATTATGCGGTGGCCTATAAACCAAACATTGCCTTCTATGAAGCATTGGGCGCCAAGGGTTGGGGAAGCCTTCAGAAAACAGTGGAGTATATTCCTGAAGAGATTTTTACTATTGCCGATGCTAAAAGAGGAGACATAGGAAACACCTCTAAGCTATATGCAAAGGCCTTTTTTGAGAATATGAATTTTGATTCTATCACCGTGGCACCATACATGGGAAAAGACTCTGTTACTCCTTTTTTGGAATTTGAAGGTAAGTGGGTAATTCTACTAGCACATACTTCTAATCCTGGTAGCAATGATTTTCAGTTGATGACTAACCGCGAGCATGATACCGCTTTTTACGAAGAGGTGATCAACAAAAGTCGCCAATGGGCTGGTGCTGATGAGCTGATGTTCGTAGTAGGTGCTACCAGAGCGGATAAGATAGAGCAAATCAGGAAAATCGCCCCTGATAATTTCTTCCTGGTACCAGGAGTTGGGGCTCAGGGTGGTAGCCTTGAAGAAGTATCAAAATATGGAATGAACGAAGACTGTGGTCTTTTGGTGAACTCTTCACGCGGCATTATCTATGCTTCTCAGGGTGAGGATTTTGCGGAAGCAGCAGGTAGAGAGGCGAAAGCCTTGCAGCAGCAGATGAAGCAATATCTGAAAGTTTATAAAGCCGTTTAA
- a CDS encoding M16 family metallopeptidase has product MIDYNIMTLDNGIRVLHKQVSNTKIVHSGFMLDIGSRDENEENQGIAHFWEHMAFKGTNKRKAFHILNRIDSVGGELNAYTTKEKIAFYASVLDAYFEKAVELLADITFDSIFPEKQIEKERNVILEEMAMYYDSPEDAIQDDFDTLVFGKHPLGMNILGTSESVKSFSRDDFKKFIREHINTDKIVFCVVGNVPFKKVQRLAKKYLEPVPRYSAGHVRKPFLSYEPSIQVNHRSLTQAQCAIGRTTYALTDPKRLPFFMLVNILGGPGMNSRLNLALREKHGFVYSIDASLQSYTDTGLFGIFFGTEPKQLDRSIRLVKKELKRFCEKPLGVMQLHTAKEQLMGQLAMSEENNVSMMLMMAKSTLDKNHIESLEDIFDKIKNTSAQDLQEIANEMFDESYMSQLTFLPNDN; this is encoded by the coding sequence ATGATTGATTATAATATAATGACCCTGGATAATGGTATCAGGGTTTTACATAAACAAGTATCAAACACTAAGATTGTCCACAGTGGTTTTATGCTTGATATTGGTAGTAGAGATGAAAATGAAGAGAATCAAGGCATTGCTCACTTTTGGGAGCACATGGCTTTTAAGGGAACCAATAAACGGAAAGCTTTCCATATCCTGAACAGAATTGATTCTGTTGGTGGGGAGCTAAATGCCTATACTACCAAGGAAAAAATTGCTTTCTACGCTTCCGTGCTTGATGCCTATTTTGAAAAGGCCGTAGAGCTGCTGGCTGATATTACTTTTGATTCCATTTTTCCTGAAAAGCAGATAGAGAAGGAGCGAAATGTGATTCTGGAAGAAATGGCCATGTATTACGATAGTCCGGAAGATGCTATTCAAGATGATTTCGATACATTGGTCTTTGGTAAGCATCCTTTAGGAATGAACATTCTTGGTACTTCAGAAAGCGTAAAATCTTTCAGTAGAGATGACTTCAAGAAGTTTATCAGAGAACATATTAATACCGATAAAATTGTGTTCTGCGTGGTGGGTAATGTGCCTTTCAAGAAGGTGCAGCGCTTAGCTAAAAAATATTTAGAGCCCGTGCCTCGCTACTCTGCAGGGCATGTAAGAAAGCCATTTCTTAGTTACGAACCATCTATTCAGGTAAACCATCGTAGCCTAACCCAGGCACAATGCGCCATAGGCAGAACCACCTATGCTTTAACTGACCCCAAAAGATTGCCATTCTTTATGTTGGTAAATATTCTTGGCGGACCAGGCATGAACTCACGATTAAACCTGGCCTTAAGAGAGAAGCATGGATTTGTGTATTCCATAGATGCGTCGCTACAATCTTACACTGATACCGGGCTGTTTGGAATTTTCTTCGGTACTGAGCCTAAGCAGCTAGACAGGAGCATCAGACTGGTGAAAAAGGAGCTGAAGCGTTTTTGTGAAAAGCCCCTCGGTGTAATGCAACTCCATACAGCTAAGGAGCAACTTATGGGGCAGCTGGCCATGTCTGAAGAGAATAATGTGAGTATGATGCTGATGATGGCTAAAAGCACTTTAGATAAGAATCACATAGAATCGTTAGAAGATATTTTCGATAAAATTAAGAATACCAGCGCTCAGGATCTACAAGAGATAGCCAATGAAATGTTTGATGAAAGCTATATGAGTCAACTAACTTTTTTGCCAAACGATAATTAA
- a CDS encoding acetyltransferase, with protein sequence MKNPVMIFGANNMGRAARDIFDSNEIMIYGFLDDDTKLHGTELDDISVLGATDDDGFLKYIGKKCEAFVAIDDNKYRKSIVKMLKERRKVMPVNAIHQASTIAETAHIGHGNFINMGARVADNAKVGNHCILNTNAVVDFSAELGDFVQVGAGSVVNTDVKVGDEVFIGSGVTIVSGVKVGKGARIGAGSVVIADVAVGKTVFGNPAQVVER encoded by the coding sequence ATGAAAAATCCAGTAATGATATTCGGTGCCAATAACATGGGTAGGGCAGCCAGAGATATATTTGATAGTAATGAAATAATGATCTACGGTTTTCTGGATGATGATACAAAGCTTCATGGTACTGAGCTTGATGATATCAGCGTGTTGGGAGCTACTGATGATGATGGTTTTCTTAAGTATATAGGTAAGAAGTGTGAGGCTTTTGTAGCCATAGATGATAATAAATATCGCAAGAGCATTGTAAAAATGCTTAAAGAGCGCAGAAAAGTGATGCCCGTAAATGCTATTCACCAGGCCTCAACTATTGCAGAAACTGCACATATCGGTCATGGTAATTTCATTAACATGGGGGCCAGAGTGGCAGATAACGCTAAGGTGGGTAATCACTGCATCTTAAATACTAACGCCGTGGTAGATTTCAGTGCAGAGTTAGGGGATTTTGTGCAGGTAGGTGCCGGCAGTGTGGTAAATACAGATGTAAAAGTAGGAGACGAAGTTTTCATAGGATCTGGCGTTACCATTGTAAGCGGTGTAAAGGTTGGAAAAGGAGCTCGAATTGGTGCAGGATCGGTTGTTATTGCTGATGTAGCTGTTGGCAAAACTGTATTCGGAAATCCGGCGCAGGTAGTAGAGAGGTAG
- a CDS encoding alpha-amylase family glycosyl hydrolase: MKIFSHFNQLKLMKLALQLLVLLCFSFTAKAQDPPQYGTPFNGVPDPRDVNMYQVNIRAFSSGGDLQGVIARLDQIKNVGTNVIYLLPVYPVGEDSRSKIASSTSPYSIKDFKSVGSEYGSLSDLRALVDGAHARGMAVMLDFVVNQTSWDHPWITQHPDWYVRNGAGEIQQLANFSDVAALNFNSSSMRSAMIDALRYWVFAANIDGYRMDFANNPPLDFWTQANNNLRGIASHDLLLFAEGDRLENFNVGFDLNFGDKWYYDALTDINDGASVSLIQSVTNTEYTYASGSQQVVRYTGNHDTSGDGTPLEVFESTSGVMANFVVSAYMRGVPFLYGGQEVAFPTRIPWPWDGVDINWNGNSAVTAEFKKVLDFRTSSNAIRRGSLTNYSNNNVCAFTKTSGSEEVLVLVNLRNYNTSISLPGSITSAGWNDAYTGNSSNVGSTVNLGAYEYRVYTKGSGGNNNQAPTANAGADKNLSAGVSSTTLNGSGSDPDNNPLSYSWAQISGPSANINNSNSASTGISGLTNGNTYVFRLTVNDGQLSATDDVQVTVAPSNNTQSPFGGSPIALPGTVEAENYDNGGDGVAYHDVDGSNNGGQYRASESVDIEASSQGGYNVGWTSSGEWLEYTVNVAAAGNYTLAAQVASASGGNFRVEFNGSDKTGVLNVPNTGGWQSWQTINSGQFTLSAGTQIMRIYMNTGGYNIDKVTISSANGGGGGSVFRIKNRWQNTYLYDNGNQLAYGTPSASNQNSQWTFETVDGHTAIKNVGTGDYINIENQYGYVECTSVPTSYWSAQWAIEDYDGYKRLRNRWVSDRYIHIEQLAGYAQCSSLYAGSHSNHWTFESVGSGSQRLGFDEGDDQITELKVYPNPSSGLLHVELKTEKADFILYDVKGSVLMQGSLTSSVNIVDISKLKAGLYTALIRDESGTTCVRVIKE; this comes from the coding sequence ATGAAAATCTTCAGTCATTTCAACCAACTTAAACTTATGAAGCTGGCTTTGCAGCTTCTTGTTCTACTGTGTTTTTCCTTTACGGCAAAAGCACAGGATCCACCGCAATATGGTACGCCCTTTAATGGTGTCCCAGATCCGCGGGATGTAAATATGTATCAGGTCAATATCCGGGCTTTCAGCTCAGGTGGAGACTTACAGGGAGTGATTGCTCGCCTGGATCAAATTAAAAATGTGGGAACTAACGTTATCTATCTTCTGCCGGTCTATCCTGTAGGTGAGGACTCACGAAGTAAGATAGCTAGTTCCACATCCCCATACAGCATTAAAGATTTTAAGTCGGTAGGATCAGAATATGGTTCGTTATCCGATTTAAGGGCTTTAGTAGATGGTGCGCACGCCAGAGGTATGGCCGTAATGTTGGATTTTGTGGTGAACCAAACTTCATGGGACCATCCCTGGATCACGCAGCATCCTGATTGGTACGTGAGAAATGGCGCTGGTGAAATTCAGCAGTTGGCTAATTTCTCTGATGTGGCTGCGCTTAACTTTAATAGCAGCAGCATGAGATCAGCCATGATTGATGCACTGCGCTATTGGGTGTTTGCCGCTAACATTGATGGCTATAGAATGGATTTCGCCAATAATCCACCATTAGATTTTTGGACTCAGGCCAACAATAATCTGAGAGGCATTGCTTCTCATGATTTGCTTTTGTTTGCAGAAGGAGACCGATTAGAAAACTTCAATGTGGGCTTTGATCTCAATTTCGGTGATAAATGGTACTATGATGCACTTACTGATATCAATGATGGTGCTTCGGTGTCACTCATCCAATCAGTAACCAATACAGAATACACTTATGCTTCTGGAAGCCAGCAGGTGGTAAGATACACCGGCAATCACGATACCAGCGGCGATGGCACTCCTTTGGAAGTGTTTGAAAGCACCTCGGGAGTAATGGCCAATTTTGTAGTCTCTGCCTACATGCGAGGTGTTCCGTTTCTTTATGGTGGACAGGAAGTGGCTTTCCCAACCAGAATTCCATGGCCATGGGATGGTGTAGATATCAATTGGAATGGAAACAGTGCTGTAACAGCAGAGTTTAAAAAAGTCCTGGATTTCAGAACTAGCAGCAATGCCATTAGAAGAGGAAGTCTGACCAATTACAGCAATAATAATGTGTGTGCCTTCACCAAAACATCTGGTAGCGAAGAAGTGCTTGTATTGGTGAATCTTCGAAATTACAACACCAGCATTTCCTTGCCTGGAAGTATTACCAGCGCTGGATGGAATGATGCTTATACCGGAAATTCGAGCAACGTAGGTAGCACGGTAAATCTCGGTGCTTATGAATATAGAGTGTACACCAAAGGAAGTGGAGGCAATAATAACCAGGCTCCTACAGCCAATGCCGGGGCTGACAAAAATCTGTCTGCCGGTGTTTCTTCTACTACGCTAAATGGTTCAGGATCAGACCCTGATAATAATCCGCTGAGCTACAGCTGGGCACAGATCAGCGGCCCTTCGGCCAATATCAATAATAGTAACAGTGCCAGTACCGGCATTAGCGGATTGACCAATGGCAATACTTATGTCTTTAGATTAACCGTAAATGATGGTCAGCTTTCTGCCACGGATGATGTTCAGGTAACAGTGGCTCCTTCAAATAATACACAATCTCCATTTGGCGGATCACCAATAGCCCTTCCAGGAACCGTAGAGGCGGAGAACTATGATAACGGTGGTGACGGAGTAGCCTACCATGACGTTGATGGTTCAAACAACGGTGGTCAGTACAGAGCTTCTGAAAGTGTGGATATTGAAGCCAGCAGCCAGGGTGGTTATAACGTTGGCTGGACTTCATCAGGAGAGTGGCTGGAGTATACGGTAAATGTAGCTGCTGCCGGAAATTATACACTTGCGGCTCAGGTGGCATCAGCCAGTGGCGGTAATTTCAGAGTAGAATTCAATGGGTCGGATAAAACAGGTGTCTTAAATGTGCCCAACACCGGCGGCTGGCAGAGCTGGCAAACCATAAATAGCGGTCAGTTTACCTTGTCGGCTGGTACTCAGATTATGAGAATTTACATGAATACCGGAGGTTATAATATTGATAAAGTTACTATCTCTAGCGCCAATGGTGGAGGTGGAGGCTCCGTTTTCAGAATTAAAAACAGATGGCAAAACACCTACTTATACGATAATGGTAATCAGCTAGCCTATGGTACACCATCGGCATCCAACCAAAATTCTCAATGGACTTTTGAAACCGTTGATGGTCATACCGCCATCAAAAACGTAGGTACCGGTGATTATATTAACATCGAAAATCAATATGGCTATGTAGAATGTACTTCGGTCCCTACCTCATACTGGAGCGCTCAGTGGGCCATAGAAGATTATGATGGTTATAAAAGACTGAGAAACAGATGGGTGTCTGATCGATATATCCACATAGAGCAGTTGGCAGGTTATGCGCAGTGTTCAAGTCTTTATGCAGGTTCTCATAGTAATCACTGGACTTTCGAAAGTGTGGGCTCAGGAAGCCAAAGATTAGGATTCGATGAAGGTGATGATCAAATAACTGAATTGAAAGTATATCCGAACCCTTCTTCAGGACTTTTACATGTGGAACTGAAGACAGAAAAAGCCGATTTCATTTTATATGATGTGAAAGGTAGTGTGTTGATGCAGGGATCATTAACCTCTTCTGTAAATATAGTGGACATATCTAAACTGAAAGCAGGGTTGTACACAGCTCTGATCAGAGATGAGTCCGGAACCACTTGTGTAAGAGTAATAAAAGAATAA
- a CDS encoding LysM peptidoglycan-binding domain-containing protein — translation MPKRILLLIFLLPLLVQAQSPRVPTKMEFADIKLRITEAARKEIQADVDALTKSPKYFNIKVERARSYFPIIERVFREEGLHDDFKYLVLQESALISDAVSTSNAVGFWQFKDFTAMEVGLRVDNHIDERMNIVSATRGAARYMKNNNQFFDNWLHTLQAYQMGAGGAMRALGKGEKGAKSMVIDKKTYWYVKKYLSHKIAFENAVGESGTVQLKEYTNGANKNLKDISDETGVSLAQLQDYNKWLRKGKIPDDREYTVIVPLIQLQNVNLAAFKKNNTHSTPEVTRQVKYDFDDAGKYPEFEDQLQASRGNIVDINGIPGTMGLSGDKATTLATKGGIDLKDFLKYNDLEISTAIQPGQVYYFKKKRNKAHTHYYVVQPGEDLWTVSQKFGLKLKKLKSKNRIKEDGVTVKAGRVLWLRFIRPARVEVEYKELRDKSVPPSVISSKVVDKRVEEPVIDKTEPIIKESDAMAIAKYEEEEEEEEEMSTPAPVTTNNTPTENRRDFVFKSSEPKETEEEETDNKVFEGRSQIHVVKPGETLYSISRMYNITIRDLLAWNDMDISQKLSIDQKLIIYNKAMVESKEIIPEEKASDEQVYHTVKQGDTMYSIARKYDVTIEDIMSWNNKNSFELSLGEKIKIIKR, via the coding sequence ATGCCTAAGAGAATACTACTCCTCATTTTTTTACTTCCTCTATTAGTTCAAGCTCAGTCTCCACGGGTGCCTACCAAGATGGAGTTTGCTGATATTAAGCTAAGAATTACTGAAGCTGCCCGAAAGGAGATACAGGCAGATGTAGATGCTTTAACTAAAAGCCCCAAATACTTCAATATAAAAGTAGAGCGTGCTCGATCTTATTTTCCTATTATCGAAAGGGTTTTCAGGGAGGAAGGTCTTCATGACGATTTTAAATACCTGGTGCTTCAGGAGAGTGCATTAATTTCAGATGCGGTTTCAACTTCAAATGCTGTGGGTTTCTGGCAGTTTAAAGACTTTACAGCCATGGAAGTAGGTCTGCGGGTAGATAACCACATTGATGAACGGATGAACATAGTTTCTGCTACCAGAGGTGCGGCGCGATATATGAAGAATAATAATCAGTTTTTTGATAACTGGCTACACACGCTTCAGGCTTACCAGATGGGTGCAGGTGGCGCTATGAGGGCGTTAGGCAAAGGTGAGAAAGGTGCCAAATCTATGGTGATCGATAAGAAAACCTATTGGTATGTAAAGAAATACCTTTCGCATAAGATCGCTTTTGAGAATGCCGTAGGTGAATCAGGAACAGTGCAGCTTAAAGAATATACCAACGGGGCGAATAAAAACCTGAAGGACATATCTGATGAAACCGGCGTAAGCTTGGCTCAGCTGCAGGATTATAACAAGTGGTTGAGAAAAGGAAAGATTCCTGATGATCGTGAATACACGGTGATCGTGCCTCTAATCCAGCTGCAAAATGTGAATCTGGCGGCGTTCAAAAAGAACAATACTCATTCTACACCAGAGGTGACGCGCCAAGTGAAATATGATTTTGATGATGCGGGTAAGTATCCTGAGTTTGAAGATCAGTTGCAGGCATCCAGAGGAAATATAGTAGATATAAACGGCATACCTGGCACCATGGGGCTATCTGGGGATAAGGCCACCACATTGGCTACTAAAGGAGGCATAGATCTTAAAGACTTTTTAAAGTATAACGATCTTGAAATTAGTACTGCCATACAGCCAGGGCAGGTATATTATTTCAAAAAGAAAAGAAATAAAGCGCATACGCACTATTATGTAGTGCAGCCCGGTGAAGATTTATGGACCGTGTCTCAGAAATTTGGACTCAAGCTGAAAAAGCTGAAGTCTAAAAACAGAATTAAGGAAGATGGAGTAACTGTAAAAGCCGGTCGAGTGCTGTGGCTCAGATTTATCAGGCCGGCCAGGGTAGAGGTGGAGTATAAAGAGCTTAGAGATAAGAGTGTGCCTCCGTCAGTGATTTCTTCAAAAGTGGTAGACAAACGCGTGGAGGAGCCTGTGATAGATAAGACAGAACCAATCATCAAGGAATCAGATGCTATGGCTATAGCTAAGTATGAAGAAGAGGAGGAAGAGGAAGAAGAAATGTCTACACCAGCACCGGTGACCACGAACAATACTCCAACCGAAAATAGAAGAGATTTTGTGTTTAAGTCATCCGAACCAAAGGAGACTGAGGAGGAAGAAACTGATAATAAAGTTTTTGAAGGCAGAAGCCAAATTCACGTGGTAAAGCCGGGAGAAACATTATATTCAATATCCAGAATGTACAACATTACTATCAGGGATTTATTGGCCTGGAATGACATGGATATTTCCCAGAAACTAAGCATTGACCAAAAGCTGATTATCTACAATAAAGCCATGGTAGAGAGTAAAGAAATCATCCCGGAAGAAAAGGCTTCTGATGAGCAAGTATATCATACTGTAAAACAGGGCGATACCATGTATAGCATAGCCAGAAAGTACGATGTAACCATTGAAGATATCATGAGCTGGAACAATAAAAATAGCTTTGAATTAAGCCTTGGGGAGAAAATAAAAATTATAAAAAGGTAA
- a CDS encoding O-methyltransferase gives MDFLSSEIQEYVENHTSPESDLLKKLNRETHANVMMPRMLSGHLQGRVLSLFSHMLRPKNILEVGTYTGYSALCMAEGLAEDGVLTTIDVNEELEDMVRGYFDESPYAEKIKYIIGNAMDVIPSLDISPELVFIDADKKSNGVYYDMIIDHVPAGGIIMVDNVLWSGKTVEGKVDKKTQLILDFNSKIHNDDRVENVLFPVRDGLIVMRKK, from the coding sequence ATGGATTTTTTAAGCAGCGAGATTCAGGAGTATGTTGAGAATCACACCTCTCCGGAGTCGGATTTACTGAAAAAACTGAATAGAGAAACTCACGCTAATGTAATGATGCCCAGAATGTTATCTGGTCATTTGCAGGGGCGTGTGCTATCACTTTTTAGCCATATGCTACGGCCGAAGAATATCCTGGAAGTAGGAACTTATACTGGATATTCCGCATTATGCATGGCCGAAGGGTTAGCTGAAGATGGTGTGCTTACCACCATAGATGTGAATGAAGAGCTGGAGGACATGGTGAGAGGTTATTTTGATGAATCTCCATATGCTGAAAAAATAAAATACATTATCGGAAACGCCATGGATGTTATTCCATCATTAGATATAAGCCCGGAGCTGGTATTTATAGATGCCGATAAAAAGAGTAACGGCGTTTATTATGATATGATTATTGATCATGTGCCTGCCGGTGGTATTATTATGGTAGATAATGTGCTGTGGAGCGGGAAAACCGTAGAGGGCAAGGTGGATAAAAAAACTCAATTGATACTCGATTTTAATAGCAAAATACATAATGACGACAGGGTTGAAAACGTTCTGTTCCCTGTAAGAGATGGTTTAATTGTCATGCGCAAAAAATAA
- a CDS encoding response regulator: protein MLVDDNDTDNFISKRIIEITKFASRVEVKNSGKSALDYLKENQDSIENLPNLIFLDINMPIVDGFVFLYEFEKFSDAIKDKCKVIILSSSDNKRDIDKIVNNNHVIKFITKPLTESALEEVKVNNL from the coding sequence ATGCTTGTGGATGATAATGATACTGATAATTTCATCAGTAAGCGTATAATTGAAATCACCAAGTTTGCTAGCAGGGTTGAGGTGAAAAATAGCGGTAAGAGTGCGCTAGACTACCTGAAGGAAAATCAGGATAGTATAGAGAATTTGCCTAACCTTATTTTTTTAGATATTAATATGCCTATTGTAGATGGCTTCGTTTTCTTATATGAATTTGAAAAGTTTAGCGATGCCATTAAGGATAAGTGTAAAGTAATCATCCTTTCCAGCTCCGATAACAAAAGAGATATTGATAAAATCGTTAATAACAACCACGTAATCAAATTCATCACTAAACCACTTACAGAGTCAGCTTTAGAAGAGGTTAAGGTGAACAATCTTTAA
- a CDS encoding DUF2851 family protein, with protein sequence MQESFLHFIWQFQYFNKTELTTSDQKVVNIIKPGQHNTDAGPDFKEGKIIIGGLEWNGQVEIHVKASEWVQHGHQSDPAYDNVILHVVWQNDKPATRTDDSIIPTIELKNRIDEELILNYNRLVNSPLQIPCENQIRQVKSITLMTMLDRVLMERLEQKAFEVVRLHQANQNNWEETAYQLLCKNLGFKVNADSFLMLGQSLPYKVIKKHSDNVRQIEALLFGHSDLFNQEVHDDYQASLIKEYEFLSHKYSLTKVLYSVHWKFLRLRPANFPTIRMAQLAQILKHNPNFFQKFLEVQSLKELKAIVQYPVSDYWQKHYQWGKTSAKQMVQMGISSVENIAINTVAPLMVAYGKFMNNHDYVDRAVKLLEDLKPEKNKITDLWKQMGVDARSAFDSQAQIHLYNHYCLKRRCLSCNVGLSLVRNQ encoded by the coding sequence ATGCAGGAGTCATTTCTTCATTTTATATGGCAATTTCAATATTTCAATAAAACTGAACTCACCACCTCAGATCAGAAGGTGGTGAATATTATAAAACCTGGCCAGCATAATACTGATGCTGGCCCTGATTTCAAAGAAGGCAAGATTATCATCGGTGGCCTGGAATGGAATGGCCAGGTGGAGATTCATGTGAAAGCCTCAGAATGGGTGCAGCATGGCCATCAATCTGATCCGGCGTATGATAATGTTATTCTTCACGTAGTGTGGCAAAATGATAAGCCTGCTACCCGCACAGATGACTCGATTATTCCCACCATAGAATTGAAAAACCGGATTGACGAAGAGCTCATCCTGAATTATAATCGTTTGGTAAACAGCCCGCTGCAGATTCCTTGCGAAAACCAGATCCGGCAAGTGAAGTCCATTACGCTCATGACTATGTTGGATAGGGTGCTGATGGAAAGACTGGAGCAAAAGGCCTTTGAAGTAGTTCGCCTACACCAGGCAAATCAAAATAACTGGGAAGAAACGGCCTACCAGCTGCTTTGTAAAAACCTTGGTTTTAAAGTAAATGCAGATTCTTTTCTAATGTTGGGGCAATCGCTTCCTTATAAAGTCATTAAAAAGCATTCTGATAATGTAAGACAAATCGAAGCACTGCTTTTCGGGCACTCCGATTTATTTAATCAAGAGGTGCATGATGATTATCAAGCATCCTTGATCAAAGAGTATGAGTTTTTAAGTCATAAATATTCTTTGACTAAAGTATTGTATTCTGTTCACTGGAAGTTTCTCAGGCTCAGACCTGCCAACTTCCCGACCATCAGAATGGCTCAGTTAGCCCAAATCCTAAAGCATAATCCTAATTTTTTTCAGAAGTTTCTAGAGGTACAAAGTTTAAAAGAACTGAAAGCCATTGTCCAATATCCTGTGAGCGACTATTGGCAAAAGCATTACCAATGGGGCAAGACTTCGGCTAAGCAAATGGTGCAGATGGGCATTTCCAGTGTCGAGAATATCGCCATAAATACAGTGGCTCCACTGATGGTGGCTTATGGTAAATTCATGAACAATCATGATTATGTCGATCGAGCGGTCAAATTATTGGAAGACCTGAAGCCTGAGAAAAATAAGATCACAGATCTGTGGAAGCAAATGGGCGTGGACGCCAGGTCTGCTTTTGATAGCCAGGCGCAAATTCATTTGTATAATCATTATTGCTTAAAAAGAAGGTGCCTCAGTTGTAATGTAGGCTTGTCTTTGGTGAGAAATCAGTGA